Below is a genomic region from Polypterus senegalus isolate Bchr_013 chromosome 13, ASM1683550v1, whole genome shotgun sequence.
attatatagtgcctttcaatcaatctatctatctatctatctatctatctatctatctatctatctatctatctatctattatatagtgcctttgactctatctatctatctatctatctatctatctatctattttatagtgcctttcaatctatctatctatctattatatagtgcctttcaatctatctatctatctatctatctatctgtagtgCCAATTAATGCCAGTCAGACTCTTGGGAATTTGTGCCAATCTCACTCTTGGTAAATTTTGTGTACTTGTGCCAGTTACTTTTAGGGTGAAGTGCCAGCTTATGCCAATCAGACTATTGGGAAATTGTGTGTACTTGTGCCAGTTACTTTTAGGATGAAGTGCCAACTTATGCCAGTCAGACTATTGAGAAATTGTGTGTACTTGTACCAGTTACTTTTCGGGTGAAGTGCCAGCTTATGCCAATCAGACTCTTGGGAAATTGTCCCTGCTGCCTGTGTCAGTCATATATGGGTTACAGTGCCATCTGGTATTGTGAGATCTTCTGTCAGTTTGACTTGTGCCTACTTGTGTGAGTCACATACAGGGTACAATGCTTTTTTATGCCACTGTGACTTGTGGGAACTTGTGCCATCTTATGCCAGTCTCACTATTGATACATTTGGCCATCTTTCTGGTCAGTTGTAGAATATGATGTCTGCTTGTGCCAGTCTGACTCAAGGAATGCTGTGCCCACTTGGGTTGGCCTGACTCTCTATAAACTATGGCAAATTGTGCCAGTCTGAATTGTGTCTGCTTGTTCCAGTTGGTTTCAGGATGCAGTGCCTGCATATGCCAGGCTGATTCTTGGGAAGTTATGCCATCTTGTACCACTTACCTGAGGATATCTACCATTAGTATTAAGTTTAAATTGTGGAACATCAAAAGGTTTTATAGGATAAATTGaataaattcagtaaaaataaaaacctctACAGTTTATTGCCGATCTGCTGGGTatcattcagttttttttgtttgtttcccgTCAACCTGCTTTTCAAATGTGGACAACAAACAGTAACAGTAAGAATTTCGTCACCCAGCCGTAGAAAGTAAACTTGCGAAGGACAAAAGCTTGTGTTTCGACAGCACACCGAGTGGCAGTGGACGCTGTCCAGTTTCAAGGGGACTGTCGCAGAATCAAAGTCTTCCCAGCTCCGACTTTACTGATTGacgtatttatttgttttagttatttattttccttGATGACTGTTGTGACGTGCCAATCAAACCGGCCCTCCCACTAGCTTGACAGGCAACGTGTCAGGGGGCGGGGTTACGGGCTGATTGAGCCAATGGCAGTCAAGCTCGAAAATCACGTGCCACACAGCGCACGCGTTTAcggcaattttatttaaaataaacataatataattCACATTTGAAGTCCAAATAACTTGCACTTTTTACAACTTAATTAACCcgaacaaaatataaacaaataaataataataataataatatttcaaaacaCACGTTATAGCGAATCGACCTCCCTAAAATGAAGGGTGAACTTCAGTTCACTGAGTTACTATGGCGCATGTGCAGAAAGTGACCATTGCGCAAGCTCAGTGTGGGCTGTTAATGAAGACGGAGACAAACACACTAGGTGACAAAGTTTGTGGAGCTTGAACTGGCCAACCTCACTCGGCAGCGGTGGAGCGCCTTTCAGTGTACACCGGAGCAGCGTGTGTGTTCTTCGGAGCAGCGGAGGGACACACCGGCAGCCTCGCGCAGAAGTTGGGTACGTGTGGCCGCAGGATGCGCTGAATGGCGTCTCGGTTTACTTCAGCTTGCCGTTAGTTGTCTCTGAAACCGCCAGAGTTGACCACTGAGCGCGAGACACGTGGAGGGTGCGGTAACGGAGAGGAggtgaggagaggagaggagaggagaggaggggaGGTGATCCGTCCGGTGACGGCGGTGCAAGTGACCCTTTGACTCTGGTGGTCGCCGTGTCCTTGGATGTTAAGTTCGGGGTTGCCGGTGCGTTGcgcttgtctgtctgtccgttCGTCTTAATCGGTAGGTTGAATTCTAAAGAGCTTTACCGGCAGCACGATGAGAAGTCCGCAAAGATCGCTCTGCTCGCCTGCATGGTCACCGGGCGGGCCTTTCGCTCCGCGCTGCCGCTTGTTTTGTCCCttattgtatttttgatttttttttttttctcctgatgtCGGTGTTTGAAGAGGTCACCCGGGCCGGTCACTGTTCCAGTCTCTACCCTCATCCTACTGACGTGTAGCTTACACTGACTGATGACCCTGAACCGGGCGGCTGTGTATGAGGGGACACTCTGGTGGTCCGTCCAGACGGTCAGCGCAGATTCTGAGAATTTGATTTGTCACCCTCGATAAATAAATGTGATTGTAACAAACTCCCGTCCAGTATACACCAGAATGACGATGCCCTCCCAGAAAGGCGCTATACGGGGGTGCTGTGGTTGGTACGAAGGAGCGGCCAGTCGCGTTTCTGGACTCACTTGTGCTGattgatttgttggctgaaagtcctccgtgCTGCTGGGGTGTCGCAGAGAGGACGTGTGGCGTTGTCTGTAAACGCACTCGGGTTTGTCTTTGTTCTCTGatcctctgccacctccagcaggtccagaggATGCCCTATAATGAAGCCCACCATttgaattagcttgttgatttagtgGGTGATGTGCCCAGCCCAGCCcaccacactgaccatcacagactTGTAGAATGTGTAGAGGATGTCCTCGTCACCCTCATTAAACAAGTGTCTGTCACCTAACCAAAAAAAGAGCCTCCTCCATTGTGTTTGTGTTACTGGAGCAGTCCGGCCTGTCACTGTACTTGTGGCAGTGCCCTCCATGGAGAGTGACCAGGCGTGGAGGCTCTTAGATACGTCAGAAGTCAGTCACCAGTCGGGacataagaagtttgacaaacaaGCGGAGGCCATTCGGTCCTTTTGGTCACTCGTTTGTTTAGGTCAGATGTCCCAACATCCCGTCCAGATGCTTCCTGAAGGTTCTTGGCGTTTCTGCTACCACTTCCATGTCTCGCTGGTGTGTTCAGATTCCAACTGGTCTTTGTGTAAAGATGTGCTTCAGCCCAGGGTTTGGTCTCGTCACAGCTGGACTGCCGTAACCCTCTGCTGGCCTTGTGTCACCAAGCAGCTgtgccacctgaagctaagcctgttcaggcccgaccaggacttggatgggagaccagcaACAAAAAGCTTGGATTGGTGTTGATGACACCAGCAGGGGACGCTCTCCCTGTGTCCTgaatgcctcagtgcagtgacagggacaccgtgctgtaaaaatgtcaccatccttcagatgagacgtaaaactgaggtcctgactctctgtggccattaaagatccctgggcatccttcttaAAGAGTAGGGGTATGccaatgtcctggctaagttgcccaccacggcctggtcatCCCCTGGTCTGTGATTGGCTAACTGTctgtcaccacttcaccacctaatggcCAGTTCAAGTGAATTGGGGATTCCGGGTTGAACCCGTTGGAGTGGCGGACTGGCACCCGGTGCTGCCAGCATAGGACCTCAGTGTCCTGGGATTGTGACTTTGGCCACCTGAGGTGACAGCGAGTGACGCACCGATGgcctgattttgttttgttcaccTTTTATTTTAGGATTCAGTTGAATTCACACGACTGCCAGTTGACCAAAACCCGTCTGACTGTTGAGCTCAGGCCTTTCACAGAGTGGACCCCCCAAACTAAAGGAGCGGCCCACCAgattggtttgtttttttgtgatcaactttttattgAGCAAAAACAAACTGATGggaataaaatggagaaaacataCAAAGTAACCCACCCGAGTCCCACCCAGCCCGAGccgtttaaaaataaaaatggaggagcTGCCAGCTGAGATTTTAACCCCTGAGCCGCCGCAGCAGAGCAGAATTCAGTGGCACATCCTGGACTGGTCCCGTTGATCACACGCGCTGCAGGAGACCCCCAATGCGTCTAGCTGTAGAAGGAGGACTGGCAGTGGTCGACGGTGACACATTCAGGGGTCTCCCAGCAGGAGGCAGTAATTAGTTGGGGTGCCCAGGGTACCCAGTCAGAGGGACTTGCGTTCAGGGAATTTGAGCCGAAGACTGGAAAGTTctagaagaagaaggagaaaagtgAGGCAACGGAGGGAAAGAGAGGAAGAGCGCAGGTGACATACGTGTGTCCAGAAGGAAAAGACAAGGGAGGGGGACATAAATGACAAGAGAGGGGCATCGGCAGTGGGGCCCATCAGGTGCCATCTGTATGGAGTGGAGAACAGGGGGTGGCAGGTAGTTTGGGTATCTGGAACAAAACCTCCCATtggagaggaagaggaggaggagaaatggagggCAGAGGTGTAGGGTGCTGAGCAGAGCAGAGAGACCGCTGGGGAAATCCCACCTGTCCTGAGAACTGATCGGAGCTTAGAAACTGGAACCCGGGGGACTCAAATGTGGGGACGTCATCTGCCTCGGAGTATTAAACAGACCCCCCAGCACGGTGCCAAGGAGGAAATATGCAGGCCGGCCACGGATTGAGAGGGCATAGAGGAGGGAGATTAGGGGGGGGTAGGTGCCAATTTCCTAGAGGGTGCAAGGAATTCTTCCACACGGTGCCTGATGTGGATGGCGTGTGGCAAAATGGGTCTGAATTCTGGTGGCTTTAGACTTCAAGGAGGTGAACGGGGTGGGGGGGGATGAGGGCACAGCCGTGGCACAATTGGGCGGAGGGCGAAAGCCCACTGGCAGCGCCACACCTGCACTCTGTCCGACTCGAACCAGGGCTGCTGGATGTTTAAGGTTTGGTCTCGTGCCATTCCGGAGGAGCCTGGAGATCAGGGGGGTTCCTAACTTGGCACCAACATTTAGTAGGAGGTGGAAGTGGCAGCATGGCGTTAATGAAGCTGAAGTGGGCTACAAGAGTCATGTTGGTAACGGGCCAATGACATTGAAGGTGGGGCGCTCTCAAGTCCACCAAGATGCTGTGCCACTGGTCATTGGAGGGAATGACTAAGATGGACTCCCAGATATCTCGTTCTGCTGGACTGAGGGATGGCGAGATGGTGCAGATCATTGAGGGGCGAGAGACCATTTAGAGCGGATTACCTTTGGAAACACCTGAACAGTCCCGGCATGCAAGGTATGCCAGGCGCGGACACGTTACTGAGGGGCAGAGGAGGATGTCGTTGGCATTTAAGGATACTATAGGACTGGCATTTGACATTGGAATAGGAGCTGGCAATTGCGAGTGGTCCCAGGAGTACATTGAAGAGTAAAGGCGATGAAGGGCAACCCGGCCCAGCTCCCTCACCGGATTGTGATGTGTGGCGCACCCCATGTAGTTTGGCACAGTGGGCAAGTGAAATATTGAATATTCAGTAAGGGTCAGCACTGGGCAGTCCCAGAAAACTGGGGAGgggcaaaagaaaaatgttgacgTAACTCGCATCGCATTATCCCACGTGTCCCGATCTCCGTTTGTGAGGCCGGAATGTGCGTTTCATGTTAGTACGATTGACGGGTACGTCCTGAAAGCCCCTCATTACAGCGCTGCGCTCGACTAAAACTCCGCCTTGGAATTCTTTGTCCCTCGAGTCCCGAGTTCGTGCGACTGCACGTTATGACGTCACTCCAAGAGGGCGCCGCTTTCTGGGGTCCGTTGGCCCAGGTGGGAGAGTTGACTTTAATTGATTGGCCTCGGCCCGCGGTCTGAACATCGAGAAGGTAAACTGGCGGCGATGCGCTAACCGATGTCTGCCTGATTTGCGCTGCCGGTCGTACGTTGAGCGCTTTGGTTacgttgtgtcttttatttatggcGGCCGAGAACATAAAAACGTTTTCCAGACGAGACGTCGTCGTACTTTTTTTCCTGCTCGTCGGTTTCTTCGCCGATTCGGACGTCGGGGACGTTTGTTGTGGAAACTCCAGCTTTCTAGGGCGTCCGTGTTTACTTTCCCACTTGGGTGGCGCGAATGTGCGGAGGTCACAAATGACACGACTGCGACTCCCATCTTCTCAGCTCCACCGTATGACAGATGTGACCGAAGCGTCCCCAAGGAAGTCGTCCTTCCCACAACGCCGCGCGTTGGAATTGAAGATCGGCTTCTCGTCCTTGTTGACTGCTGCAGCAGCCCGCCATGGATTCCAACATATGGCGCAGTAAAGCCCTCCAGCATACCAGCGATGATAAATACATCGTGATAGGACACGAGAATCGGGGGCCGACCTGTGGACCCCATTTGAAGGCCAAGACGACGTTTTCTGCCTGTAAGTGAAGGCTCGGTGTTGGATGCCCGGCTGATGTGCTCACAATGACGATGACCGCTTTCTCTTCAAGTCTTCGGCCTTGTAGTGTGACAGGTGGCATGTGGCTAGTGCCATTGCATGTGTGTGTCGGGTCTCCCCTCGCTGCCCATACTCTTGGGcactcccctttttttttttattgccccCTTGTTTCATGAACATCACGCACTTAACAAAGCAGACTGTGCCCACCTGAGTGTACTGTACATGTTGAGAGCTGTGCCAGTCTCATTCATGGGACACTCACAGTGCCAGTTTGACTCTTGAGATCACTTGCATCCACTGCGCCCACCACCTTTGCCCTGCTTCGGAATGCTGCTACTGCCAGTCAGACCCCTTGTACCCATATCCATTTTTTACTAGTTAACCTACAGGACCTGTTGCCATTTTTGCCAGGTTGTTGCATGGCATTATTCTCCTTGGGTGGTCTTAAAGTTCCAGATGCAGTGTCTGCCTGTGCAAGTCTCATGCTTATCATGGAGTGCCAACTTGTGCCAAATGATTTCTGAGCACTTTTTGTGTGAATCTAACTTTTGGGTCATTGTGCCATCTGGTGCCAGTCATTTGTTGAACATGATATCCCTGACTTTAGGGATCTGAGGCTGCTTGGGTTATCCCgactttctgtttgctttggagtCTTGTGTCAGCCATTTACTGGGTACAGTGCCATCTTATGCCAGTTTGACCACTGAGACATTGTGCCTGTGATTGCCAGTCAGTTGCAGGGTACCTGTCTTGCAAGATGGCACAATGTCTCGAGAGTACCAGTCAGTTGCAGAACATGTCTGCTTGTGCCAGGCTAACACTAGGGATGTTGGGTCAGCTCCACTGTGTGGTGTGGACTGTTATGCCAGTCAGTGACTGTGCCACTTGCATACCTTTGCCTCTTTCGCCAGACTGTTGCACAACGCAATTTCTGCTTGTGCCAGCCTGGCTCGCTACACTTTATGGACTTTTGTGCCAGTCGTTTGTACGGTCCAGTTTGGATGCTGTGCCGGTTGAGCTCAATGGATGCTGTACTTTGTGACGTAGGCCGCCATGCCAGTGCTGACTGTTGGTGATTTAGTTTGTCACTGGGCATTAGTGGGCTGAGGATCCTTGCCCTGGGTGTTGCAGGGAGGTGCCACCAGTACTTCTTTGTCCAGTTGTCTGCAGTGGTCCTCCTGAGGCTAGCGAGGTGTCTGTCAGCCATGCAGGATGGCAGAGTGCCCACAGGCCAATTATTTGTGTATCCTGAGACTTTTTGAAAGTGTTTCCTGGAATGTTGGCATGCACGTTTGCCTACATGTTTATATCCGCCATGTCTGACTGGAATGGATTGAAGTCTGCTGCAGTGTACCACCCGCCTCCAAGACAAACACCTGTCACGTGTTACTTGAGGTCCCAGGACTTTGCCCAGCCGCCTCCCTTCTGCCCAGTCAGCAGGACCTTCCCTGAAGTGTCCGCCTTTCAGGTTGGTGAGGACGTGATGCCCGTGCTGAGCGTGGTGGCTGTGGATGGTTGGACTCTCCGGTCAGCCTGCGGTTTTTGGGCTCCATGACTGCCGTATCGGTGGGGTGTTAAGTGGGTGAGGCCTCCGCAGATGAGCTTGTGGGTCCAAATCCCACTGCTGGCACCACCCTTTGACCCTGAGTTGGTCGCTTCACCCGTCTGGGCTCtgactagaaaaacaaaagaagtggaACTGACCGGGTgaagatgtcagccaaataataaaaaataatagaggAAGAGAGGTGGGCACCTGGGCATGAGCTACGTGCCAAGTGTCTAAAAGTGTAAGGCATGCCGGGCACAACACACGTCCTGTTGAGAGTGCCACTTACTCGGCATATCTAGGAGCCCAGCTGTAGGGTGCCCTGTTTATAGTGCCTTGCAAAGCGGGCACCCTCCTTAAAATCCATTGAAACCAATCGAGACTGGAGGGCCTCGCCCACATCCcggggtgtgtgtatgtgcccccTGTGTGccatttttcattcttctttattcagtttagtgtgtgtgtggatgGCATCACTCATTCTGTGTATTGCTGTGTGTGCCATCTGTATGGCACCCTTTACCCTCCTCTATAGGGTGTGTGTTTGTCTTCATTTTACACGACATCCTCTGTTCTTCATGAAGTTTTGTGCCCGTCTTCCTCTCAAAGGGCGTTCTCTTCATGTAGCAGGTGCCACTTACCCAGTTTTTGGTGCCAAGGCCTCATGGCTGCAGTGGTTCGGGTTCAAATTCTGTGCCCCTGTCTGTGTGGCCTTTGCtggctctccgggtgtccctggtggGTTTTCTTCCATCTCCCAGTCTAACTGGGGGTTTCCATGGGACTGGCACACCCTGCCCGCTCACATGTTGTGCCCGTAGCTCTTTAAACCCGCTTAGAGAGATTTGAGGTCTTTATTGTCACCCACCCTACGAGAGCATGGTCACCACGGTgatgtgtaaataaaaaagagagcagaagaaaaataaataaaagacgaGAGTAttcaggaaaggcgctatatgaaagaaTCCAGAACGCCAAGGGGGATTTGGCACCATCCACGCCAGAAACCCGATCCACACTGGCATGCGGAAGGAAGCAGGAAAACTCAACATTCCAGAGTGTAGCATTTCAGGTGGGCACTTCATGGCGAAGTGTGGCAGTCCTGAATGGCTTAATTGTCTTTGTGCCCCCCCAATCCCCCATCCCCACCAAATTTCCAATTCTGGATTTTAACGAGAGGCTCTCGCCAGTTAACCCTTTGTTGTCTGTCAGCATTGCTTTTCTGCCATGTCGTCAGTCCAGATGAGACCATGCGGACCCCCTTTTCTGTCTCATACCCACTTGCACCCTTGTTCACTCCCCTGACTGTGCCCAACATGTGTACTCTGTCTGAGTGAGTGTGCTGCCCATCCAAGGTGGGCACCAGCATTGTGCCTGATTCTGCCGTGGTGGTCTCTGGTGACCCTAAACGGGATTCAGTAACATCAATGGATAAAATCGAGATGTGACAGGCGGTGTTTTCAGAAAGTTGTAAATAAGGTGGGCAGAACTGAAGACCTCCTGGCAGAGGCTGGGATGATCAGGTGGGTAGCTTCTCATCTGCCAGCATTCTGAGCAAAGTGGCATTACAGACCACCCTGCCCCCAGTGGTGTCTTGTAATAGTGCATTCCAGATGCCCAGCTGGCACATCTGAAAGAGCAGGCGCACCTCAGTCAGTGGGGTGTAGTGGTTAACAGTTCAGACTCTGACGCTGCGTCACCAGACCCTTAATGAGTCACTTCACTTCTCTGCGCCCCAAAAACAAGAGACATGCAGCCCACCGAATCTCAGCTGGATGAACGCGTCGGCCAAATAATAAAACGCAAAAATCTTAAAGCCCtctgctgccacctgctggcccTTGGTAAGGTGTGCAGACCATCGGAGCATCAGGACCCTTTCAGGTCACCTTTACGGCCGCAGTCGGGTTTATATCCCCAGGTGAATTATTGGGGGGTCAGCCAGTCTACAGAAGGACGTTCCCCACCACGTAGTCACCTGACCCGTTTGTCATTCGGGCTCAAGTCGGGCCCCCAGGAGTGTCACATGCTGTGCTGTGGTAACAGTAAGGGGACACCACAAGGGTCTCCACCATTTTACACAAATTGCAGACACCACAGCCGCCCAGCAGAGAATGTAACTTTCTGCCCTCCAGCGCCCCCTGCTGCTCTCTTGCTGAAGTGACACACTTACTGGAGTCGCCCTTTAGTGTGTCGGGTGGCATCTGTCCTGATGGTCGTCTGTGTGGGGttggcatgttctctttgtgcTCATGTGGGTTTCTGCCTGATCCCCGGTCTGTATTTGTGCTCCCCACTTTGGAGCAGCGCCCCCTGCAGGACTGCAGCCTTCCACTCCCCCCAAATTAAATGTGTGGAGACTTGTCTGGtgccagcctttttttttttgggtgtgtgTGGCAACATCAGAAACTAAAAACTAGGGTTCTCCTTAAGTgtcctatatatacacacacacacgcgcacacatcGAGGCGGTGGCAAGTGTCACTTTGTCACTGCAGATGTTTGATGGCCCGCGGCGTGGCTGGGCTCAGGGACCTGTTTCCTGACAGCTGAGCACATGACAGGGGAATGGCCGGGGATGGGGGCGAGATTATAAACTTACAGAAAAGTAGAAGTGTGCTGCGGCCAATTAGTGAGCGGGCTGGCGTCACATGACGGAGAGCACGAGTTATAAGAAAGGCGGGTTTGGGTGCGGGCGCCACAGTGTAAGGAGCAGCTGGGAGGCATCTGGCAGGGTGAGTTGAGCTGCTGTGTTTTTGGTGGGTTTGGGCTGCTGGGACCATCgaggtggagttggggtgggCAGGTTTTGTGGCAGTCCAAACTGGGGGTGACGCACAGGTGGGTGAGCCTGCTGGCAAGGTGCTGGGTCAGTGAGACTGTGGGTGGCAGcaggagtgagtgtgtgtgtgtgtgttgcatgTCGGCACAGTGGGCACCTTTAGGAGGGGCGCTGCTTGGGCTCGCCCTGCAAGTCACACCAATTCCTCCGCCCGCGGCTGTCTGCCTGGTGCGACTCAATTACCAGGAAGGTCTCGAGCGCTAATTCAGTTAATCCTCCCCGATGCTTAGCAACAGAGCCTCAAGTGCCCAAAGGCTCCTGCCAGGCGCTCGTCCAGGCCCCCTTCACCTGCACTCTTATCAGTTGCCCACCTGCTGGCTCCATAAATCACAGCGAAGCACCGGTGGGTCAAAAGTGCAAAATACGCGAAAATTGAACAGCGCAGGAGATTCAGGGTTCAAAGTAGGCGACCTCGGTGataagaaaaaggagaagaaagcaGGGTGGTGACAGCGGGCAGAACCACCCTGAGGGGCCGACTTAACAGCCGAGGACTGACTGGGCATGGTGCCACCTATAAAGCCCAGGGCAGGACCAGGCAGCTCAAGATGCCCATCCTTGTGAAGGACACTGGAAGAGAATGGGCAGTGAGATGGCAATGCTAGCCACTGTACCACCCTAAAGGGGCACACGTGTGTGGGGACAGCGAGAGGGTCATGTGCCACAGGAGTGAGCTGGCACAGTTGGCATATCACATTATTAAGTTACAAATGTGGCATGGAGACACCTGGCATAATGCAACGGTTACAGGACATGCCATCATGGGACGGTGGGCACTCGCCCCAGAGTTCAGAAACAAGCCGCTGAGAATGAAGTAGGCCTGAAAACGCCTTAAGTCTCCCGTTGGCTCCCTTAGTCGCTCCTTACTGGTTGCGGTCGGTGGTCCTGAATCGGCCCACTCCTCGGTACTTCCTCTGGTGCTGCGGTGTCTTTCTATGGAGGCCAGAAGTGCGCGTGGCGCTGCGGGTGAGGCCTCACTTGAGCTTCGTGAAGAAGCAGCGCCTGTGGTCCAGTGTCGTGATTCACTCCAGAACCCTTCAGTCTTAACACGTGGGCACGCTGGGCAGCTGCCTGGGGGTCCCACGAGCATAGGAGCCCCCTGCTAATTTCTCTATCTTgcgacttgctgagtggttgtgt
It encodes:
- the cdc26 gene encoding anaphase-promoting complex subunit CDC26 isoform X2 codes for the protein MLRRKPTRLELKLDDIEEFDSVKKELENFPVFGSNSLNASPSDWVPWAPQLITASCWETPECVTVDHCQSSFYS